A stretch of Pseudomonas sp. LS.1a DNA encodes these proteins:
- a CDS encoding universal stress protein, protein MPSPVLIAIDASPASTALLTLARRYCRPDEHELHVLLAIDSTFAVHDQPAPYTAEELEEYPAACEEQHQADQAVAKAVRELQQAGFASQSCMVAGQPVEAIVAKAQELNCELIIMGHRHLSRLGRLLDPSISAKVIDRVKVPVLVGAAS, encoded by the coding sequence ATGCCCAGCCCCGTCCTGATCGCCATCGATGCCTCCCCTGCATCCACCGCCCTGCTCACCCTCGCCCGCCGCTACTGCCGCCCCGACGAGCACGAACTGCACGTGCTGCTGGCCATCGACTCTACCTTCGCCGTCCACGACCAGCCCGCGCCCTACACCGCCGAGGAACTGGAAGAATACCCCGCCGCCTGCGAAGAGCAGCACCAGGCCGACCAGGCCGTGGCCAAGGCGGTGCGCGAGCTGCAGCAAGCCGGCTTCGCCAGCCAGAGCTGCATGGTAGCCGGGCAGCCGGTCGAGGCGATCGTGGCCAAGGCGCAGGAACTGAATTGTGAACTGATCATCATGGGCCACCGCCACCTGTCGCGGCTGGGGCGGTTGCTGGACCCGTCGATCAGCGCCAAGGTGATTGATCGGGTGAAGGTGCCAGTGTTGGTAGGGGCTGCGAGCTAA
- a CDS encoding DUF1656 domain-containing protein: MPREIAFHGVYMPTMTLMFLFALGLAWGLDRFIASHDGYRFFWHPALLRLSLFVCLFGALALSLYW, from the coding sequence ATGCCCCGTGAAATCGCCTTCCATGGCGTGTACATGCCCACCATGACCTTGATGTTCCTGTTCGCCCTGGGCCTGGCCTGGGGCCTGGACCGGTTCATCGCCAGCCATGATGGCTACCGCTTCTTCTGGCACCCGGCGCTGCTGCGCCTGAGCCTGTTCGTCTGCCTGTTCGGCGCCCTGGCGCTGTCGCTCTACTGGTGA
- a CDS encoding 2-hydroxyacid dehydrogenase, protein MKKTVLAFSRITPAMAERLQQDFNVIIPNPKLGDINAQFNEALPEAHGLIGVGRKLGRAQLEGAARLEVVSSVSVGYDNYDLDYFNERGIALTNTPDVLTESTADLGFSLIMGCARRTAELDAWTKAGNWQATVGPAHFGSDVHGKTLGIVGMGNIGAAIARRGRFGFNMPVIYSGNSRKTALEQELGAQFRSLEQLLTEADFVCIVVPLSDATRKLIGARELQLMKPSAFLINIARGPVVDEAALIDALQNGTIRGAGLDVYEKEPLSDSPLFKLPNALTLPHVGSATAETREAMANRAIDNLRAALLGERPRDLVNPQVWKG, encoded by the coding sequence ATGAAAAAGACCGTCCTGGCCTTCAGCCGTATCACCCCGGCCATGGCCGAACGCCTGCAGCAAGACTTCAACGTGATCATCCCGAACCCCAAGCTCGGCGATATCAACGCCCAGTTCAACGAAGCCCTGCCCGAGGCCCATGGCCTGATCGGCGTTGGCCGCAAGCTCGGCCGGGCGCAGCTTGAAGGCGCGGCCAGGCTGGAGGTGGTATCCAGCGTGTCGGTCGGCTACGACAACTACGACCTGGACTACTTCAACGAGCGCGGCATCGCCCTGACCAACACCCCCGACGTGCTGACCGAAAGCACCGCCGACCTGGGCTTTTCGCTGATCATGGGCTGCGCCCGCCGCACCGCCGAGCTGGATGCCTGGACCAAGGCCGGCAACTGGCAGGCCACCGTGGGCCCGGCCCACTTCGGCAGCGATGTGCATGGCAAGACCCTGGGCATCGTCGGCATGGGCAACATCGGTGCCGCCATTGCCCGTCGCGGCCGGTTCGGTTTCAACATGCCGGTCATCTATTCCGGCAATAGCCGCAAGACCGCGCTGGAGCAAGAGCTGGGGGCGCAGTTCCGCAGCCTGGAGCAACTGCTGACCGAAGCCGATTTCGTCTGCATCGTGGTGCCGTTGTCCGATGCCACCCGCAAGCTGATCGGTGCGCGTGAGTTGCAACTGATGAAGCCGAGCGCGTTCCTGATCAACATCGCCCGCGGGCCGGTGGTGGATGAAGCTGCGCTGATCGATGCACTGCAGAACGGTACCATTCGTGGTGCGGGCCTGGACGTGTACGAGAAAGAGCCGCTGAGCGATTCGCCGCTGTTCAAGCTGCCCAATGCGCTGACCTTGCCGCACGTTGGCTCAGCTACCGCCGAAACCCGCGAGGCCATGGCCAACCGGGCAATCGACAACCTGCGCGCGGCCCTGCTGGGTGAGCGGCCGCGGGACCTGGTGAACCCGCAGGTGTGGAAGGGCTGA
- a CDS encoding FUSC family protein, whose product MSTSSLPLRWLQSLEWRRGFFAWARTDGVTWVYIFKVLAAAFITLWLAMRLELPQPRTAMITVFIVMQPQSGHVFAKSFYRVLGTLAGSAMMVALIAIFPQNTELFLPSLALWVGLCSAGAMRYRTFRAYGFVLAGYTAAMIGLPVLQHPDQAFMAAVWRVLEIALGILVSTFVSAAILPQSASAAMRNALYQRFGVFAGVVVEALRGDSQRDRFESSNVRFVAEAVGLESLRNVTAFEDPHMRRRSGRLVRMNSEFMAITTRFNALHRLLERLRARGPLQIVGAIEPGLNTLVELLQPYVGRALTDADALRLTLELAAYKEGLQAQVRGLRAEYLATEPSESDLLDFHTAFELLYRFVDEMYSYAETHASLAAHRHEREQWDEPYVAQTSWLVSLAAGVRASAVLLLLGSYWLFSDWPSGAMMTLIATVTVGLSAASPNPKRMSFQMACGTAIGAFVGFFETFFVFPWIDGFPLLCMVLAPVFVLGAFLSSRPAYAGYGIGLLVFFAIGSVPNNLTVYDPYTFINDYIGMVIGMFVCAAAGAIILPPNSRWLWSRLEQELREQVLFAISGRLRGIGTAFESRTRDLLHQAYGLAAGKPQVQSQLMGWMFTVLEIGHAVIELRKEQARAPVHPAYAESQPWRQAIRVMGRALARLFLQPSASNHERALVAVDHAIARVQATDEPFARHFDTSVLRRAQSYLHFIRSSLLDPQSPLAPAKGLHDAP is encoded by the coding sequence ATGAGCACTTCCAGTTTGCCCTTGCGCTGGCTGCAGAGCCTGGAATGGCGCCGGGGCTTCTTTGCCTGGGCGCGCACCGACGGGGTGACCTGGGTGTACATCTTCAAGGTGCTGGCCGCTGCATTCATCACCCTGTGGCTGGCCATGCGCCTGGAGCTGCCGCAACCGCGCACGGCGATGATCACCGTGTTCATCGTCATGCAGCCGCAAAGCGGGCATGTGTTCGCCAAGAGCTTCTACCGGGTGCTCGGCACCCTGGCCGGCTCGGCGATGATGGTGGCGCTGATCGCCATCTTCCCGCAGAACACCGAGCTGTTCCTGCCCAGCCTGGCCCTGTGGGTAGGCCTGTGCTCGGCCGGTGCCATGCGCTACCGCACTTTCCGCGCCTATGGCTTCGTGCTGGCCGGCTACACCGCGGCGATGATCGGCCTGCCGGTGCTGCAGCACCCCGACCAGGCGTTCATGGCGGCGGTATGGCGGGTGCTGGAAATCGCCCTGGGCATTCTGGTGTCGACCTTCGTCAGCGCCGCGATCCTGCCGCAGTCGGCCAGTGCCGCCATGCGCAACGCCCTGTACCAGCGCTTTGGCGTGTTCGCCGGGGTGGTGGTCGAGGCCCTGCGTGGCGACAGCCAGCGGGACCGCTTCGAGAGCAGCAACGTGCGCTTCGTCGCTGAAGCAGTGGGCCTTGAGAGCCTGCGCAACGTCACCGCCTTCGAGGACCCGCACATGCGCCGGCGTTCTGGTCGCCTGGTGCGCATGAACAGCGAATTCATGGCCATCACCACGCGCTTCAATGCCCTGCACCGTTTGCTGGAGCGCCTGCGCGCCCGTGGCCCGCTGCAGATCGTCGGCGCCATCGAACCGGGCCTGAACACCCTGGTGGAACTGTTGCAACCTTACGTGGGCCGGGCGCTGACCGACGCCGATGCGCTGCGCCTGACCCTGGAGCTGGCCGCCTACAAGGAAGGCCTGCAGGCCCAGGTGCGCGGCCTGCGCGCCGAGTACCTGGCGACCGAGCCGAGCGAGTCCGACCTGCTCGACTTCCACACCGCCTTCGAGCTGCTTTACCGCTTCGTCGACGAGATGTACAGCTACGCCGAAACCCACGCCTCGCTGGCCGCGCACCGGCACGAACGCGAGCAGTGGGATGAGCCCTACGTGGCGCAGACCAGCTGGCTGGTGTCGTTGGCCGCCGGTGTGCGCGCCTCGGCGGTGCTGTTGCTGCTGGGCAGCTACTGGCTGTTCAGCGACTGGCCCAGCGGCGCCATGATGACCCTGATCGCCACCGTCACCGTGGGCCTCTCGGCGGCCTCGCCGAACCCCAAGCGCATGTCGTTCCAGATGGCTTGCGGCACAGCGATCGGTGCCTTTGTCGGCTTCTTCGAAACCTTCTTCGTGTTCCCCTGGATCGACGGTTTCCCACTGCTGTGCATGGTCCTGGCACCGGTGTTCGTGCTGGGCGCGTTCCTCTCGTCACGGCCAGCCTATGCCGGCTACGGCATCGGCCTGCTGGTGTTCTTCGCCATCGGTTCGGTGCCGAACAACCTCACCGTGTATGACCCGTACACCTTCATCAACGACTATATCGGCATGGTCATTGGCATGTTCGTCTGTGCCGCGGCCGGGGCGATCATCCTGCCGCCCAACAGCCGCTGGCTGTGGAGCCGCCTGGAGCAGGAGCTGCGCGAGCAGGTGCTGTTTGCCATCAGCGGCCGCCTGCGAGGCATCGGCACCGCCTTCGAAAGCCGCACCCGTGACCTGCTGCACCAGGCCTATGGCCTGGCCGCTGGCAAGCCGCAGGTGCAGAGCCAGCTGATGGGCTGGATGTTCACCGTGCTGGAGATCGGCCACGCGGTCATCGAGCTGCGCAAGGAGCAGGCCCGTGCGCCGGTGCACCCGGCCTACGCCGAGTCGCAGCCCTGGCGCCAGGCGATCCGCGTGATGGGCCGTGCCCTGGCCCGGCTGTTCCTGCAGCCCAGCGCCAGCAACCACGAACGCGCGCTGGTGGCAGTGGACCACGCCATCGCCCGTGTGCAGGCCACCGACGAGCCCTTCGCTCGTCACTTCGACACCTCGGTGCTGCGCCGCGCGCAAAGCTACCTGCATTTCATCCGTTCTTCCCTGCTCGACCCACAGTCGCCGTTGGCACCGGCGAAAGGACTGCACGATGCTCCGTGA
- a CDS encoding efflux transporter outer membrane subunit produces the protein MPRRIIRTLNAFSACALALTLSGCIGTWGIAPQSKTLQANTLTTDAAIREAATDAHWPDQQWWRAYGDPQLDRWVALAVAGSPSLAMAAARVREARAMAGVVESAEKLQANGQATLKRHNWPEDQFYGPGALSGANTWDNNAAIGFSYALDLWGRERNASEQAVDQAHMSVAEARQAQLELQNNVVRAYIQLSLHFAQRDIVKAELEQQEQILALAKRRLDAGIGTHFEVSQAEAPLPETHRQLDSLDEEIALARNQLAALAGKGPGEGTQLQRPSLALAAPLKLPSNLPAELVGQRPDVVASRWQVAAQARGIDVAHAGFFPNVDLVGSLGFMATGGGPLEFLTGRKFNYNVGPAISLPIFDGGRLRSQLGVASAGYDVAVARYNQTVVGALKNISDQLIRRESMKEQSHFAAESVAAAQKTYDIAMVAFQRGLTDYLNVLNAQTLLFRQQQVQQQVQAARLIAHAELVTALGGGLQAGQDVPEEERQAAPKTPATLAIFDKKPDNAE, from the coding sequence GTGCCGCGTCGCATCATCAGAACGCTCAATGCGTTCAGTGCCTGTGCCCTTGCCCTCACCTTGAGCGGCTGTATCGGAACCTGGGGCATTGCCCCGCAAAGCAAGACGCTGCAAGCCAACACCCTGACCACCGACGCGGCCATACGTGAAGCCGCGACCGACGCCCATTGGCCCGACCAGCAGTGGTGGCGCGCCTATGGCGACCCACAGCTGGACCGCTGGGTTGCCCTGGCCGTGGCCGGCAGCCCGAGCCTGGCCATGGCTGCGGCGCGGGTACGCGAAGCCAGGGCCATGGCCGGTGTGGTCGAGTCGGCGGAAAAGCTCCAGGCCAATGGCCAGGCCACGCTCAAGCGCCACAACTGGCCTGAAGACCAGTTCTACGGCCCGGGCGCGCTGTCCGGCGCCAACACCTGGGACAACAACGCCGCGATTGGCTTCAGCTACGCGCTCGACTTGTGGGGCCGCGAACGCAATGCCAGCGAGCAGGCCGTGGACCAGGCGCACATGAGCGTGGCCGAAGCCCGCCAGGCGCAGCTGGAGCTGCAGAACAACGTGGTGCGCGCCTACATTCAGCTGAGCCTGCACTTCGCCCAGCGCGATATCGTCAAGGCCGAGCTGGAACAGCAGGAGCAGATCCTGGCCCTGGCCAAGCGCCGTCTGGATGCCGGCATCGGCACCCACTTCGAAGTCAGCCAGGCTGAAGCGCCGTTGCCGGAAACCCACCGCCAGCTCGACAGCCTCGACGAAGAAATTGCCCTGGCCCGCAACCAGCTGGCCGCCCTGGCCGGCAAGGGCCCGGGGGAGGGTACGCAGTTGCAGCGCCCGAGCCTGGCCCTGGCCGCGCCACTTAAGCTGCCGTCGAACCTGCCGGCCGAACTGGTCGGCCAGCGCCCTGACGTGGTTGCCAGCCGTTGGCAGGTAGCCGCTCAGGCGCGTGGCATCGATGTTGCCCACGCCGGCTTCTTCCCCAACGTCGACCTGGTCGGCAGCCTTGGCTTCATGGCCACCGGCGGTGGCCCGCTGGAATTCCTCACCGGGCGCAAGTTCAACTACAACGTCGGCCCGGCCATCAGCCTGCCGATCTTCGACGGTGGCCGCCTGCGCTCGCAGCTGGGCGTGGCCTCGGCGGGCTATGACGTGGCCGTGGCGCGCTACAACCAGACCGTGGTCGGTGCGCTGAAGAACATCTCCGACCAGCTGATCCGCCGCGAGTCGATGAAAGAGCAGTCGCACTTCGCCGCCGAGTCGGTCGCGGCCGCGCAGAAAACCTACGACATCGCCATGGTCGCTTTCCAGCGTGGCCTTACCGACTACCTCAACGTGCTCAACGCCCAGACCTTGCTGTTCCGCCAGCAGCAGGTGCAACAGCAGGTGCAGGCCGCCCGCCTGATTGCCCATGCCGAGCTGGTCACCGCCCTGGGCGGCGGCTTGCAGGCCGGTCAGGACGTGCCGGAAGAGGAGCGTCAGGCAGCACCGAAAACCCCGGCCACCCTGGCCATTTTCGACAAGAAGCCGGATAACGCCGAATGA
- a CDS encoding efflux RND transporter periplasmic adaptor subunit, producing MKKFFSLIATLLVLTAAVVIGRQLWLHYMTTPWTRDGRVRADIINVAADVPGYVVDVPVKDNQRVKKGDLLIQIDPEHYQLAVDQAKAQVASRKATWEMRKVNAKRRADMDNLVISKENRDDASNIANSAQADYQQALAELAAAELNLKRTQIVATVDGYVTNLNIHKGDYARTGEAVMAVVDENSFWVYGFFEETKLPHVKVGDQAELQMMSGERIKGHVESIARGIYDRDNPQSRELIADVNPTFNWVRLAQRVPVRIHIDEVPDGFLLAAGTTCTVVVKPSEG from the coding sequence ATGAAAAAGTTCTTCAGCCTGATCGCCACCCTGCTGGTGCTGACCGCTGCCGTGGTGATCGGTCGCCAGTTGTGGCTGCATTACATGACCACGCCATGGACCCGCGACGGCCGCGTGCGTGCCGATATCATCAACGTCGCCGCCGACGTGCCCGGCTATGTGGTGGACGTGCCGGTCAAGGACAACCAGCGGGTGAAGAAGGGCGACTTGCTGATCCAGATCGACCCCGAGCACTACCAGCTGGCAGTCGACCAGGCCAAGGCGCAGGTTGCATCGCGCAAGGCCACCTGGGAGATGCGCAAGGTCAACGCCAAGCGCCGTGCCGACATGGACAACCTGGTGATCTCCAAGGAAAACCGAGACGACGCCAGCAACATCGCCAACTCCGCCCAGGCGGACTACCAGCAGGCCCTCGCCGAACTGGCCGCAGCCGAGCTGAACCTCAAGCGCACGCAGATCGTGGCCACCGTGGACGGCTACGTGACCAACCTGAATATCCACAAGGGTGACTATGCGCGCACCGGTGAAGCGGTGATGGCGGTGGTCGACGAAAACTCGTTCTGGGTGTATGGATTCTTCGAGGAGACCAAGCTGCCGCATGTGAAGGTGGGTGACCAGGCCGAGCTGCAGATGATGAGCGGCGAGCGCATCAAGGGCCATGTGGAGAGCATCGCCCGCGGCATCTACGACCGCGACAACCCGCAGAGCCGCGAGTTGATCGCCGATGTTAACCCGACCTTCAACTGGGTACGACTGGCGCAGCGGGTGCCGGTGCGCATTCATATCGATGAAGTGCCGGACGGGTTTTTGCTGGCGGCGGGGACGACTTGTACGGTGGTGGTGAAGCCGAGCGAGGGATGA
- a CDS encoding LysR family transcriptional regulator encodes MDTLQNMRAFSCVAQLGSFTAAAGQLDTTTANVSRAVSNLEAHLQTRLLNRTTRRIALTEAGKRYLMRCEQILTYVEEAEAEASDAHARPAGMLKVHSMTGVGQHFVVDAIARYRESHPDVTFDLTMANRVPDLLDEGYDVSIVLATELPDSGFVSQRLGITYSIVCASPAYIARHGVAHKPADLLKHACLRMVSPVIPLEKWLFDGPEGQEMVNITSSPFMVNTADAMKTAIRSGMGVGVLPIYSAIDGLRDGSLVRVLPEYRLQELNLYAIYPSRQYLDAKIKTWVEYLRNSLPEILAAHEADLKTHQVMIAN; translated from the coding sequence ATGGACACCCTGCAAAACATGCGTGCTTTCAGTTGCGTAGCCCAACTCGGCAGCTTTACCGCTGCCGCCGGGCAACTGGATACGACCACCGCGAACGTGTCGCGGGCGGTCTCCAACCTGGAAGCCCATCTGCAAACAAGGCTGCTCAACCGTACCACCCGCCGCATTGCGCTGACCGAAGCCGGCAAGCGCTACCTGATGCGTTGCGAACAGATTCTTACCTATGTCGAAGAAGCCGAGGCCGAGGCCAGCGATGCCCATGCCCGCCCGGCCGGGATGTTGAAGGTGCACTCGATGACCGGGGTCGGTCAGCACTTCGTGGTCGACGCCATCGCCCGCTATCGCGAATCGCACCCGGACGTGACCTTCGACCTGACCATGGCCAACCGCGTGCCCGACCTGCTCGACGAGGGCTATGACGTGTCCATCGTGCTGGCCACCGAACTGCCCGACTCAGGGTTCGTGTCCCAACGGCTGGGCATCACCTACAGCATCGTCTGCGCCTCGCCCGCCTACATCGCCCGCCACGGCGTGGCGCACAAGCCTGCCGACCTGCTCAAGCACGCCTGCCTGCGCATGGTCAGCCCGGTGATCCCGCTGGAGAAATGGCTGTTCGACGGGCCGGAAGGCCAGGAAATGGTCAACATCACCAGCTCGCCGTTCATGGTCAATACTGCCGATGCCATGAAGACTGCGATCCGCAGCGGCATGGGTGTGGGCGTGCTGCCGATCTATTCGGCCATCGACGGCCTGCGCGACGGCAGCCTGGTGCGGGTACTGCCCGAGTACCGGCTGCAGGAGCTCAACCTGTACGCCATCTACCCGTCGCGGCAGTACCTGGATGCCAAGATCAAGACCTGGGTCGAGTACCTGCGCAACTCGCTGCCGGAGATTCTCGCGGCGCATGAGGCGGACCTGAAAACCCATCAGGTGATGATCGCCAACTAA